tccacaaaaaaaaacatgtaggtTCGAATGCCTAACTTGCTAAGCTAACTAGCGGTATAGAATGATAGCCCAGCCCAATAATATTTGGCTTAGCTACAGACATTTCCCTCCCAAagaactagctaacgttagcttgcaagATAGTCCGTCTGCAAACACAGCGTGGTTGTCTTGGATAAGCACACTACATTATTAGCAAACTTAGATAAAGACATCAATTAAAGTGTCATAGCTAGCCAACGTTAAATGAACCATATGCAAATGAATTGATTAAGCTAAAACTCTTGATTTTTACCGCATGGGACACATTTGTAtatttacgttagctagctagcagctataGCTAGTTAGCCAGGTTGTCGATATTAGCTAGCTACCACATATTTAATATAACGAGCAACAATATGAACATGGATACATTTGGTtgaatttttttcttttttcttatcTATTAGTATAGCTAGGCAAGTGTCAGCTAGCTACTGTTTTCTTTGTAGCTAACAATGCTATATACTTTGCTAGCTAACTACTTGGAAAAGGGCGGCAATAACAGGGTATCGTGTTAGGAAATGATGTACTGCATATTATACTGTAAATTGAAAATACACTTAACTAGTGTTGTCAAAATCATTACGTTCATGCAATGTTGGAACTTATTAGATAAACATTGAGCAACACATTTTTACCTTAGGAATGTTACTTATGGTTTGGAATAGTATCTCCCATACTTTCAGATAGTCACACGTAATACTGCATGTCTGGTGTAGCCTACAATCACTTAAACAAACCTGGTCTGGTATGAATAGACAGAGGCACAAAAGCCACGACCTGAAACATCAAAGTCAGTGCATAACATCACTTAATCagtgctctccaaccctgttcctggagagctaccatcctgtagggtttcacaccaaccttcttcctggagagctaccatcctgtaggtttttagCTCCAACTGTAATCCaatgcacctgattctaatagttagctggttgataaactgaatcaggttagttacaactggggttggagcgaaacCCTACAGGATgggatctccaggaacaggattggCGTGCACCTACACTACTTtatctctccagaaacagggttggagagccctgaatTAAATCCATCCCTATACCAATATTTTACATTTTGTGTAAAAACGTACATTCACAGGCTCTCCAGAGTTCTCCACCCGCCATTCCAGCCAACTAAATGACCATGGAAGCGGGAGCCGATACACAGCAGGGTGGTGACACAGCTGTTTCTGAGTCTGAGGCCCAGCAGATCACACTGGCCCAGGTACAGTACCCTCATCAACATTGCCAGACACTTGAATCAAATTACTTTATTGATCCTCTGGTGGAAATTCTTTACGGGGCCCTACTTTTGGTGTACATGTATGAGTCTGTATGGTTGCGTTTACactggcagcccaattctgatgttTTCCCCACCAATTTGTCTTGACCAATCACGTCATATCTTTTTAGAGCTgatatgattggtcaaaagaaagctcagaattgggctgcctgtgtaaatgcagcctatgCGTGTAGGGAGCCTCCATATGTGGGCTGCATTCAGCAGGGCACAACATTGTAGAATGTTCATAAATAAATATGTTGTGTAGAAGAGCAGAACTGTTCACTGACATGAAGAATAATCAATCACTTCTATTCATGGTCTTTGATTGTAACCATTATGTGGattttgggctcctgagtggcacagtggtctaaggcattgcatctcagtgctagaggcgtcgctACAGACCCagattcgattccaggctgtatcacaaccggacatgattgggagtaccatagggcggcgcacaattggcccagcgtcgtccgggttagggtttggctggggtaggccgtcattgtaaataagaatttgttcttaatgacttgcctagttaaataaaggttaaaatgatggaccagtttcccagaagcatcttaaggctaagtccATCGTTAGAGCCATAGGATCCTGTTGTGCTAAAATGGACTtggccttaagatgcttttgggaaaccgggccctggaaCGAGCATGTATAGCCCACACTCATAAGCCTTTTCTAAATCTGCGTCTCTGCTGCAGGTGTCTATGGCAGCAGGACAGGTCTCCTCCAGCGGCCCCACAGTCACCCTGGTGCAGCTACCCAACGGTCAGACGGTTCAGGTCCACGGGGTCATCCAGGCCGCCCAGCCCTCGGTCATCCAGTCGCCTCAAGTACAGACTGTTCAGGTGagccccattcctccctccattacagtagtctattgTGATATACATAGTAAGGCACATGCAATAGGCCTTGGTAGTAGGCAGCAACAGGTCTATATTTGACCTGTACTGTTGGAGctttaagaatttcactgtaacctTCAATTACATGTGTgaccctgtgcatgtgactaatgaACTGATCTAATCTATAGCAGAGAATCTCTCAGATGGCAGCTATTTGAGGGTTGGTGTGGGTCACATACAGTAATATAACAGATCAATGGAACATTATTGGATGTTGTGTAGGTATTACCGCATTTCCAATAAACTGCAGGGTGTCAATGTGCTTTGGTAATGAAATTTCACTTAATGTTATATCCCTGTAAAATGAATTACTGggagttttttatatatatattagtgtcTGACTCTATTTTCATAGCTATAGTTTATTTGCCATTAGTCAGCAACTCCACACAAAATCATTTTCTCTGGGTGTGTGCCAGCTATGCTTTTTATTAGATTATGTTATAAAACCCATTTTACCAAGACAAGTATGATTCTTCATGTTCGGAATGGTTCGGTTGGGTCTTTCTCATTAACATATCATTAACATATCTAAAAAGTTGGATTTCATAACCTAATACATCTGATAATAAGCAGCAGTGCAAGTTTCCTGTAATGACTTTTGAGAATTTTACGTTTTGTGGTCAAAGTTGTTTCCGTGGGTCGCAAAAAAACTAAATTAGCATGAGACGAGCTGAAATAAATGTAAAAggctttggtaaaaaaaaaaaaaaaaattggggtaTATGCTTATTGCTCTGACATTTCAGAGCTACGCTTGTTTTTGTGAGGTATCTTGGGGAAATGACAGGAATTTTGAATGAATATGAAAAGTGGATATCCATCTTACCTCAGTTTCATGCCCTTTGGATTCTAGAAGAAAGATCAGTTCAAAAAAGTGATTTTCGGGAAAGTGATTTTCCAGATTTTTTGccgcttttttttctctctggccTCAATTGATTTAATCACCCTAATTCTGACCATCCTACAAGGGTCAAATCTTTCCAATGGATTATATTattttacccattggtcaaaaaaagtgtttttgatTGGACGCCCTATAAACTGCAACTCTTGTGTTTGACCCTGTCAGATTTCAACAGTTGCAGAGGATTCCCAGGACTCCCAGGAGTCGGTGGACAGTGTGACAGACTCTCAGAAGAGGAGGGAGATTCTGTCCAGACGTCCTTCCTACAGGTACCGCTCCTCCACAGGGCCACTGTCTCAGCCTCAGGGTGGCAGGAAAAAAATCCCAATCTGGCAACATGACTGTCATGTTGACTCAGTGTTGCCAAATTGggattataaaaaaaaaaatgcagattgggtgccattttggatctgATTGGGCTGTGAATGAAATCTGATGACCAGTTGTTGACTGAGAGTCCGAGACATTGATTGGGATTGTTTGTTATCCCTTGCAGGAAGATCCTGAACGACCTGTCGTCTGACGTGTCTGCGGTCCCACCGATCGAGGAGGAGAAATCGGAGGACGACTCGACCCCCGCCATCACCACCGTTGCCATGCCCACATCATGCCCCATCTATCAGACGGCCAGCGGCCAGTACAGTACGTAACCCCTACCTATTCAATCCTCCGTTTTATCGCTCCGGGGGGGTCCtgtaggtacagatctaggatcagctttccctCCACCAATCCCCTCTACATGGGAAAATGCttaactgacccaagatcagcatctagagACAACTTCACCCATACTCCAGTTTCATCATGGCCATATGTGAAGAGTGCCTGCTTGTTCTGGTTTGGACAAGCTTAGTTGGCTTTCTTACTTTATATTTGATGAGTAGTGTATGGTCAATGACTATAGTGGAAatagggtcatgttcagtagggagAAATGTTTGAATGAAACGGGAAGGTTCTACCTGAACATGTCCAATAATGACAATGTTAATTTTCCGTTTCACTATGGTTTGCCTTGCTGAACATGACCGAGCAGACCGTAGTAATGTTCCTAACCTGACGATCATCCATTAACCCCCCCTCCTCTTCAGTTGCCATCACCCAGGGCGGCGCCATCCAACTGGCCAATAACGGTACAGATGGCATGCAGGGGATGCAGACCCTGACCATGACCAACGCGGCGGGCGCCCAGCAGGGCACCACCATCCTGCAGTATGCCCAGACCTCAGATGGACAGCAAATCCTGGTGCCCAGCAACCAGGTGGTAATGCAAGGTGAGAAACTCTTGGACCATGGGAGGCCCCAGCCTCAATCAAGTTTTAGTTCTTACTGGGTGCCTGTCAGTTGTTCTGCTCGTACATTCTAAACAGAACCGTTTTCCTGCATATGCagtcacacaacaacacaaacaactccTGTATGCCCACAATTTCTTGACGTAAACACCAACACGTAATGCTACGATCCCTTCTGTTTCCCAGCTGCCTCTGGAGAAGTGCAGACCTACCAGATCCGTACGGCCAACACCAGCAGCATGACTCCTGGGATGGTGATGGCCTCCTCTCCCGCCCTGTCTGGCCAGGAAGGCCCAGAGGTTGTCGTCACCCGTAAGAGGGAGGTCAGACTGATGAAGAACAGGTAGGTGGAGTAGAGGGTATAGATACTGTTAACTAGGGTTGTGTTGATCACTTTAATGAAGGCTGTTGGGTGAAATGGTAGACTACATCCTATAATGTAGGTGTACATTTAGCATGTTGTTGATATGGAACTCCTATTTCTATACCTACACAATAAAGCTGAGGTAATGTTAAGTGAAAACATGAGTAACATGATGATCGTGTTAAGATTTGCTTGGCTgagccagacatactgtactgactccgtgtgtgtgtgtgtgtgtgtgtgtgtgtgtgtgtgtgtgtgtgtgtgtgtgtgtgtgtgtgtgtgtgtgtgtgtgtgtgtgtgtgtgtgtgagacagggagGCGGCCCGGGAGTGTCGTCGGAAGAAGAAGGAGTACGTCAAGTGTCTGGAGAACCGTGTGGCCGTTCTGGAGAACCAAAACAAAACCCTCATCGAGGAACTGAAGTCACTTAAAGACTTGTACTGCCACAAATCAGAGTAGTGTCCCACCCCCATGTACAGAGACTCACCACAGAGCCATGCATCTGGCACCACCCTCCCCCAGTTATccttttatttttaaaaagcGCTACCAGTCTAGAAGACCTACAGAAAGAGGAAAAAGAACAAGAACACAATTTCTCCACTTTTTCAcaagtatccctttaaaaggaTGACATGAGTACCCCTAAAAAGGATGGCCTCATGAGTACCCCTAAAAAGGATGGCCTCATGAGTACCCCTAAAAAGGATGGCCTCATGAGTACCCCTAAAAAGGATGGCCTCATGAGTACCCCTAAAAGGATGGCCTCATGAGTACCCCTAAAAGGATGGCCTCATGAGTACCCCTAAAAGGATGGCCTCATGAGTACCCCTAAAAGGATGGCCTCATGAGTACCCCTAAAAAGGATGGCCTCATGGGTACCCCTAAAAAGGATGGCCTCATGGGTACCCCTAAAAAGGATGGCCTCATGGGTACCCCTAAAAAGGATGGCCTCATGGGTACCCCTAAAAAGGATGGCCTCATAAGTACCCCTAAAAAGGATGGCCTCATAGGTACCCCTAAAAAGGATGATGAGTACTTTCCATCATGAGTACCCCTAAAAGGATGAGGTGGAGCACACTGTTTCTCCACCAATAGAATGGAGCCTCTAGTGGAATCTTACAGTGGTAGGTATTGTGTCTATCCACGACACCACTGCTGCTAACTAACCAGTAGTCCCCAGTCTCAAGATGTCAGATACCAGGAAAACACCAGCCGTGGAGGACTAGGACCCCTCTGCCCACCATGAACTACCCTATACAACTATTGAGTTTGGACCGTCACCTGGCAACACACGTTGAAAATGATTTTGGAAAAATGGTCATCTTTTTGAGTGCTACACTATTCAGTATTTAGGCTGATGATTGCTTTAACTCTTCTGTTACTTACTAACACTTTATGTGGACTGTAGATCCCAACCACTGTCAGATGAAATGTATTATCTTTGAGCTTGAGTTGGGTTATCATGTATTTAATTTTTCTGCTTGCCAACTTTTGTTATTCAGCATTGCTAAGTCGGGTGTTTTGGGGTAGGAGATGGATTGTCTGCAACAACTAACAGGCATTAAAAGGTAACCTCAGCGATATGATGTAGATGCAGAatgtaaacagcatagtgggtcaatttccacaaCTAAGAGTGTTGAAGCGTGAGGCTCAACTTCTCCGCTGTTTTGGTGCCGTGGCTACCACTACAACGTGAAGCGATACTGTGTGATGGCAAAGTGTTGCATCTCACTCATCTCAATATCTCCGGTGCTGCTCGGGGAGGAAAGTCATTTCGCTGAGTACCTTTTTAAAGAGTTGTGCTAATGTAAACTGAGCTACCACACAGCTGACAGGAGGAGTTGTGAAATATGACTGAAGGGTAGACTATGGGTGTTGTATAGTGTGCTTTTAGGCATTCATGTAATGTATACGATGtctgaggcagtgtgtgtgtttgagtctcCTTGTTTGTTTCTCCATGGCCTGAACAGGCATAAGGCATAATCATATTGGAGGATATCCTAACTTCCACTTAACTTAATCATGCATTGACATCAATGGGATTGTAGAGTGAAAGTTAGGATTAGCCCCACAATCTCACTTTTTCATCTGTTGTGCCTCAAACACTTCTGATAGAACAAGGGAAGAAGCATTTTCTATCATGTAGTTAGTTAAAAGGGATAGTTTGCTTGGATCTGCAGTGATGACGTAGACCTTGATTTTGGGATCCGTCGCTGACATTTAGACTAACAACTCATCAACAAACGTGGGATTACACCAGGGGTGCGTTCAGCAGCTCACAACAATGTGGAACAGATAAAAATGTTCAGCTAGAACTGTTTTGTAGAACAGACATGCCTTTCTGACATGTAAAATAAGGATTCATGTCAACTATATTTCTATCGGCAATGTTCCATAACATTTGCTTACTGAACCCGGTCTTCTGTTTGATTGGATAACGGAATGCCATattgtattattttgtttttACATAGCCATCTGTCATAAATAACATATGCATCTTATTTTTAAAACACTTGCCATTTCTGTtcatattttgtaaatgtatttctTAATGTCAGCATTCACTTGTATGAAAAAAGCAAAACAATTATATTACAGATTCTACTATTTGTTTTTGGCAGCTGTTAATAAATGTGTTTCTGGTATTATTTTTCAGATGTCTTAATTTGTTTTCAAATCCATTTTTATCAAAAAGGGATGAATGAAATTAAGACGATTACAATCACCCACAGTAGCTGGGTTGTAGCTCCATATTTTCTCCCTACTGGACACAACCCTGCATGAAACAAAACCATCCTCCATGAACCATCTCACTGACTGCCCATTCATGAGTAGTAGCTCCCTGAACCATCAATGATTGACAGCACATTGATCCATCCACTGTGATTCAAACCCCTCACATCCCCCATCAGTCACTGGTTCCTACAGATCTCTCCTTGCTGGAAGCTTCACAGCCTTGTAGATGTGAATGTCTCTTTCCTTGTCATAGTGCACCTCGTGTACTGTGAAGAGCTGCTTCAGCATGCTCAGGAAGTTAGTGTCTCGCTCGTAGCGGATCTTGCAGGCCAGTAGCACTACACTACTCTCTGAGCTGAGGTGCTCCATCGTTTGCAGTAATGATGGAAATGTGTCTTCCAGGTAAACAATGTCTGCTCCCAGCACTATGTCAAAGCCTCCTTTGGGATAGTGCTCCAATCCCTGGCCCCAGGTCAGTTCTGAGACATCCACTGCTCCTAGCTGATCCGGGGGAATGTTCTCTTTCACATTGGCTGCAAGGAAGCCCAAGGCAGGCTCACGGTCTGTGATGGTCACTTTTTTGGCACCTTTGGACAGAAGGCTTGCACGGTTAGCACATGTAAAAATGTGACTAACAATTAGTAGTTCTAACAGTTGAGCCTGATCCACACTAGGGCCAACCCAAACAGTTCTGGCTCTGATGGTttattttcacattgtcctttccagaATGGTTCCAGCAACTATATAGTAGTCAGGCCAGCCCACATCAGCTCAACTATATAGTAGTCAGGCCAGCCCACATCAGTTCAACTATATAGTAGTCAGGCCAGCCCACATCAGCTCAACTATATAGTAATCAGGCCAACCCACTTCAGCTCAACTATATAGTAGTCAGGCCAGCCCACATCAGCTCAACTATATAGTAGTCAGGCCAGCCCACATCAGCTCAACTATATAGTAGTCAGGCCAGCCCACATCAGCTCAACTATATAGTAGTCAGGCCAGCCCACATCAGTTCAACTATATAGTAGTCAGGCCAGCCCACATCAGTTCAACTATATAGTAGTCAGGCCAGCCCACATCAGCTCAACTATATAGTAATCAGGCCAACCCACTTCAGCTTGGTTGAAGCTTGGTCTCCTACCAGTTTCCCCTGTGAGTTCTTACCTAGAAGAGCTGCCACGATGCCCACCAGTCCAGTGCCTGCCCCCAGCTCGATGGCAACCTTCCCTGTCAGCTCGACCTGCCCCAGCTCCAGGTACATACACATCACTACCGCCTGACAGA
This region of Oncorhynchus tshawytscha isolate Ot180627B unplaced genomic scaffold, Otsh_v2.0 Un_contig_7215_pilon_pilon, whole genome shotgun sequence genomic DNA includes:
- the LOC112236481 gene encoding cyclic AMP-responsive element-binding protein 1; amino-acid sequence: MTMEAGADTQQGGDTAVSESEAQQITLAQVSMAAGQVSSSGPTVTLVQLPNGQTVQVHGVIQAAQPSVIQSPQVQTVQISTVAEDSQDSQESVDSVTDSQKRREILSRRPSYRKILNDLSSDVSAVPPIEEEKSEDDSTPAITTVAMPTSCPIYQTASGQYIAITQGGAIQLANNGTDGMQGMQTLTMTNAAGAQQGTTILQYAQTSDGQQILVPSNQVVMQAASGEVQTYQIRTANTSSMTPGMVMASSPALSGQEGPEVVVTRKREVRLMKNREAARECRRKKKEYVKCLENRVAVLENQNKTLIEELKSLKDLYCHKSE
- the mettl21a gene encoding protein N-lysine methyltransferase METTL21A, whose amino-acid sequence is MALVPYDGNYLPVLSKLHNSSAEFHFADHNVRLTQDWNKLGVAAVVWDAAVVMCMYLELGQVELTGKVAIELGAGTGLVGIVAALLGAKKVTITDREPALGFLAANVKENIPPDQLGAVDVSELTWGQGLEHYPKGGFDIVLGADIVYLEDTFPSLLQTMEHLSSESSVVLLACKIRYERDTNFLSMLKQLFTVHEVHYDKERDIHIYKAVKLPARRDL